One window of Anaerolineales bacterium genomic DNA carries:
- a CDS encoding serine/threonine-protein phosphatase, whose protein sequence is MADLFRKLFGSKEDTKPRQADAVTTAPLTDQQIQSIISSQAPRYEIRQLVASVGQSVGKQRDHNEDSLLALTTTISGSPESIPFGLYIVADGMGGHQFGEVASNAAVRIVGGNIVNKFHSYLYKLPAQSLQESLQEVMESSIMEAHQYIQREAPGSGTTVTAALVLGHQITLGHVGDSRAYAIYPDGRLDSLTRDHSLVKRLEELGHLSKDEVDSFPHRNVLIRALGQGETLEADIFTIPFPQPGYLMICSDGLWGVVNEKDVVRIVNESPNLHRACQSMVEAANAAGGPDNITVILAQIVG, encoded by the coding sequence GTGGCTGATTTATTCCGAAAGTTATTTGGCTCAAAAGAGGATACAAAACCCCGGCAAGCAGATGCCGTCACCACGGCCCCGTTGACCGACCAGCAGATTCAGTCGATCATCTCCAGCCAGGCTCCCCGCTATGAGATTCGGCAGTTGGTGGCAAGCGTCGGACAATCCGTCGGTAAACAACGCGATCACAATGAAGACAGCCTGCTTGCGCTCACCACCACGATCTCCGGGAGCCCCGAGAGCATACCATTTGGTCTGTATATCGTTGCCGATGGAATGGGCGGGCATCAGTTTGGCGAAGTGGCAAGCAACGCGGCTGTCCGAATCGTCGGCGGCAATATTGTCAATAAGTTTCACTCGTATTTGTATAAACTTCCTGCGCAATCGCTTCAGGAATCCCTGCAAGAGGTCATGGAATCCTCCATCATGGAGGCGCATCAATACATCCAGAGAGAAGCGCCGGGTTCCGGGACGACAGTTACAGCCGCGCTCGTGCTTGGCCATCAAATTACCCTGGGGCACGTGGGCGATAGCCGCGCGTATGCGATATATCCTGATGGCAGGTTGGATTCGCTCACCCGTGATCATTCGCTCGTCAAGCGGCTCGAGGAACTTGGGCATCTCAGCAAGGATGAGGTGGATAGCTTCCCTCATCGCAATGTCTTGATCCGCGCGCTGGGCCAGGGTGAGACTCTTGAAGCGGATATCTTCACCATCCCGTTCCCGCAGCCGGGCTACCTCATGATATGCAGCGATGGGTTGTGGGGTGTGGTTAACGAAAAGGATGTCGTTCGCATCGTCAACGAGTCGCCCAACTTGCACCGCGCCTGCCAGAGCATGGTCGAGGCTGCGAATGCCGCGGGGGGGCCGGATAATATTACGGTGATTCTTGCTCAAATCGTAGGATAA
- a CDS encoding serine/threonine-protein kinase encodes METRNITSPIGPYGSGSGDQPGRKQLLAGVTLVNRYSIQEVIGIGGMGSVYRARDMHFPNVVKLVAVKEMINMAPDLLVRQTIVQNFEREANLLATLHHPSIPRIYDYFSHDDRSYLVLEFIQGRDLEAVINDADGFLLEDQVINWAIQLCDVLAYLHNHKPEPIIFRDMKPSNVIINHNGDVVLVDFGIAKTFQTGIKGTMIGTEGYSPPEQYRGDATPLADIYALGATLHHVLTRRDPRLEPPFTFAERPVRRINPNTSIELEAVVNTALQYNPTERFQTADAMKDALMGVARKTGVLEKLTSTALPTPVSSGVKPVWDFKCEDEIRGTPTLHQGILYVGCYDNNLYALNAADGKFQWKYPTDGGIVSRPLVYENNVFFCSEDQRLHVIGARSGKLLWTYYTDGRIYSSPRISDGHVFFGSDDNDLHAVNVNSGRPVWKFSTDSPIHSTPLIANEMIYFGTESGSFYSLDFRGAMKWRFQAKRALTSSPVNKGQAIYAASLDGTLYALDAKSGWAIWKFRLGKGTISSPAIADEFIFIGAADGFVYCVDVRTAKEVWRYKTDNQISSSPAIYKDSLYIGSVDGNMYCLEYRTGRLRWKFETNGPITGSPVVFDDIVYFGSTDHHVYALFA; translated from the coding sequence AGAAACATCACATCTCCCATCGGTCCTTATGGTTCGGGTTCGGGTGATCAGCCGGGGCGCAAGCAATTGCTGGCCGGTGTGACGCTGGTCAACCGATATTCCATTCAGGAGGTGATCGGGATTGGCGGCATGGGCTCGGTTTATCGCGCCCGGGATATGCACTTCCCGAATGTGGTGAAACTGGTGGCGGTGAAGGAGATGATCAATATGGCGCCGGATCTGCTCGTGCGCCAGACGATCGTGCAGAATTTCGAACGCGAGGCGAATCTGCTTGCCACTCTCCACCATCCTTCCATACCGCGGATCTACGATTATTTCTCCCACGACGATCGTTCCTATCTCGTGCTTGAATTCATTCAAGGCAGGGATCTGGAGGCGGTCATCAACGATGCGGACGGCTTCCTGCTGGAGGACCAGGTCATTAATTGGGCGATCCAGCTGTGTGACGTGCTTGCTTATCTGCACAACCACAAACCGGAACCGATCATTTTCAGGGATATGAAACCGTCCAATGTGATCATCAACCACAACGGGGACGTGGTCCTTGTGGATTTCGGCATCGCTAAAACTTTTCAGACGGGCATAAAAGGCACAATGATAGGCACCGAGGGTTATTCTCCGCCCGAGCAGTATCGCGGCGATGCCACTCCTCTCGCGGATATCTACGCCCTTGGCGCGACCCTGCACCACGTCCTTACCCGCCGCGATCCGCGTTTGGAGCCTCCCTTCACATTCGCCGAGCGGCCTGTACGCAGGATCAACCCGAATACTTCCATCGAACTTGAAGCGGTTGTGAACACAGCCTTGCAATACAATCCCACAGAACGATTTCAAACCGCCGATGCGATGAAGGACGCGCTGATGGGTGTCGCGCGAAAAACCGGCGTTCTTGAAAAACTGACTTCCACCGCGCTGCCCACGCCTGTCAGCAGTGGGGTAAAACCCGTATGGGATTTCAAATGCGAGGATGAGATCCGCGGAACACCGACCCTGCACCAGGGCATATTGTACGTTGGTTGTTATGATAACAACCTCTACGCCTTGAACGCTGCTGACGGCAAGTTCCAGTGGAAGTATCCGACGGATGGCGGGATTGTCTCCCGCCCGTTAGTCTATGAGAACAACGTCTTTTTCTGTTCGGAAGATCAACGGCTGCACGTCATTGGAGCGCGCTCGGGCAAACTCTTGTGGACGTATTACACTGATGGCAGGATCTACTCCTCACCGCGCATCTCGGACGGACATGTCTTCTTCGGATCCGACGATAATGACCTGCATGCGGTCAATGTCAATAGCGGCAGGCCGGTCTGGAAATTCTCCACCGACAGCCCGATCCATTCCACACCTTTGATCGCAAACGAGATGATCTACTTTGGGACGGAAAGCGGCTCATTCTACAGCCTCGATTTTCGCGGCGCGATGAAATGGCGATTCCAGGCGAAACGCGCCTTGACCTCCTCCCCGGTCAATAAAGGACAGGCGATTTATGCCGCCTCACTCGATGGTACCCTCTATGCCCTGGATGCCAAGAGCGGTTGGGCGATTTGGAAGTTCCGCCTTGGAAAGGGGACGATTTCTTCGCCTGCGATCGCTGACGAGTTCATCTTCATCGGCGCAGCAGACGGCTTTGTCTATTGCGTCGATGTGCGCACGGCGAAGGAAGTCTGGCGCTATAAAACAGACAACCAGATAAGCAGCTCCCCGGCGATTTACAAGGATTCCCTCTATATTGGTTCTGTAGACGGAAATATGTACTGCCTTGAGTACCGCACGGGCCGCCTTCGCTGGAAATTCGAGACCAACGGCCCGATCACCGGCTCGCCCGTCGTTTTTGACGATATTGTGTATTTCGGTTCGACGGACCATCATGTTTACGCGTTATTTGCTTGA